A genomic stretch from Solanum stenotomum isolate F172 chromosome 8, ASM1918654v1, whole genome shotgun sequence includes:
- the LOC125874175 gene encoding protein INVOLVED IN DE NOVO 2-like yields the protein MDHSSGEDTDISESEIEEYGEKSYEDLKSGSHSLKISDVAYTCPYCPKKRKCDFLYKELVQHASGVGSCSSNKRTAREKANHLGLAKYLETDAAVAADSSKPDTEPDSQTDPLADHDRDEMFVWPWIGIVVNIPTEFKDGRNVGESGSKLRDQLTRRGFNPTRVRPLWNYQGHSGTALVEFNKDWSGFGNAMAYEKAYEADHHGKKDWKVNHCKNSDLYAWIARADDYKAINIIGENLRKVGDLRTISDIMEEEARKTNKLVSNLTNVIEVKKLHLKEMADKFKETSQSLKQLVEEKDKLHQAYNEEIRKIQSSARDHFQKIFNDHEKLKLQLESQKKELELRGRELEKREAKNESDRKKLSEDLEQNATLNTSLSAAAEEQRKVDEKVLKLAEEQKRQKEDLHKRIIQLEKQLDAKQAVELEIEQLRGSLNVMKHIEDEGDQEVLKKVDTLLKSLREKEEEYDGLEALNQTLIVKERNSNDELQDARKELVNGLKELPRVGPIGVKRMGELDNRPFHEAMKRSYNESEADERATELCSLWEEYLRDPGWHPIKVVMVNGKPENVIDDEDEKLKDLKKNYGEEVCKAVTAALMEVNDYNPSGRYIISELWNYAVNKKATLEEGVTVLLNMWKKKRGSD from the exons ATGGATCATAGCTCCGGGGAAGACACTGATATAAGTGAATCAGAGATCGAAGAATATGGAGAAAAATCTTATGAAGATTTGAAGAGCGGAAGTCATTCTCTTAAGATATCAGATGTGGCATACACTTGCCCCTATTgtccaaagaaaagaaaatgtgacTTTTTGTACAAGGAACTCGTACAGCATGCAAGTGGGGTGGGAAGCTGTAGCTCTAATAAGAGAACTGCAAGAGAAAAGGCGAATCATCTTGGGTTGGCTAAGTACTTGGAAACTGATGCTGCAGTTGCTGCTGATTCATCTAAACCTGATACCGAGCCAGATTCTCAAACTGACCCTCTTGCGGATCATGACCGTGATGAGATGTTTGTCTGGCCTTGGATTGGGATTGTTGTGAACATTCCCACTGAATTCAAGGATGGACGCAATGTGGGAGAAAGTGGTTCTAAGCTGAGGGATCAATTGACAAGGAGAGGTTTCAACCCTACGCGGGTACGTCCTCTGTGGAATTATCAAGGCCATTCTGGTACTGCTCTTGTTGAATTCAACAAAGACTGGTCCGGATTTGGTAATGCAATGGCATATGAGAAGGCTTATGAGGCTGACCATCATGGCAAGAAGGACTGGAAAGTCAACCATTGTAAAAACTCTGATCTGTATGCTTGGATTGCTCGAGCTGATGACTATAAAGCTATTAATATCATTGGTGAAAATCTCCGCAAGGTTGGAGACCTTAGAACCATTTCTGATATCATGGAAGAAGAAGCTCGGAAGACGAACAAGCTCGTTTCTAATTTGACAAATGTTATTGAAGTCAAGAAGTTACACCTAAAGGAGATGGCAGACAAATTTAAGGAGACTTCACAGTCTTTGAAACAATTGGTTGAAGAGAAAGATAAACTGCATCAAGCGTACAATGAAG AGATAAGAAAAATCCAGTCAAGCGCACGTGATCATTTCCAGAAGATATTTAATGAtcatgaaaagttgaaattgcAATTGGAATCTCAGAAGAAAGAGCTTGAGCTACGAGGTAGAGAACTGGAGAAACGTGAGGCGAAAAATGAAAGTGATAGGAAGAAACTGTCTGAGGATCTTGAACAG AATGCTACTTTAAATACCTCACTTAGTGCCGCGGCTGAAGAGCAAAGGAAGGTTGACGAAAAAGTACTGAAATTGGCTGAAGAGCAGAAG AGGCAAAAGGAAGATCTCCATAAGAGAATAATTCAGCTGGAAAAACAACTTGATGCGAAACAAGCGGTAGAGCTGGAAATTGAGCAGTTGAGAGGGTCACTGAACGTGATGAAACATATTGAAGATGAAGGTGATCAAGAAGTTTTGAAAAAGGTGGACACACTCCTTAAAAGTTTAagagagaaggaagaagaatacGATGGTTTGGAAGCATTAAATCAAACTCTGATAGTGAAGGAAAGAAACAGTAATGATGAGCTGCAAGACGCGCGCAAAGAATTGGTTAAT GGTTTGAAGGAACTACCAAGAGTTGGTCCAATTGGTGTTAAGAGGATGGGGGAGCTTGACAACAGACCATTCCATGAAGCAATGAAGAGGAGCTATAATGAGTCAGAAGCAGATGAAAGAGCTACAGAGTTATGCTCACTGTGGGAGGAATACCTTAGAGACCCTGGATGGCATCCCATTAAAGTCGTTATGGTTAACGGGAAACCTGAG AACGTGATAGACGATGAAGATGAAAAGCTGaaagacttgaagaaaaattATGGTGAAGAAGTTTGCAAAGCTGTGACAGCAGCTTTGATGGAGGTAAACGATTACAACCCGAGTGGAAGATACATCATCTCAGAGCTGTGGAATTATGCAGTGAATAAGAAAGCAACTTTGGAGGAGGGAGTTACTGTGTTACTAAACATGTGGAAAAAGAAGAGAGGATCCGATTGA